One Maribacter dokdonensis DSW-8 genomic region harbors:
- the tamL gene encoding translocation and assembly module lipoprotein TamL, with the protein MAFLLIYSCGIEKYIPEGEQLYTGAELELLSEGEIHDSKEVKAELLNLIEPNPNTTFLGMKPALFFHYKAQREKPGFLYKFLNKSFGEEPVYFSEVNTDRVEELILNRLDNNGFFYSKSSSEVVNNDKFASVNYTASMPQPYVLENYHLESDSLPIYKEIEKMLPETSLAKGDRFDLDLLKAERARLNNGLKQKGFYNSQEDLLIFEADTNQYKNRKFDLFLRLKKDVPARASIPYTIDSITVYPNYTIEGDTLPLTEENVTQIDSIDFVQNELYFKPKLLESYLLFNEGDLYNADVSKQTSNRLSALGSYKYVNIQYTELDTTATDGNGGSLAASIYLAPLTKRSIRAEIQAVSKSNGFTGPGILLSHTNRNVFNGGETFSVSANFSYESQLSSGSNSSLSSIAGGISADLVIPRSIPFSPSRFQYAVPKTKISLGYDFLQRSQLFTLSSVNASFGYTWQENQYVYHTLDPISINYSRLSNVTDEFQAILDDNEYLSQSFEQRFIAGLLYSFTYDEVSKLSKEAPIYFSTNLDIAGNMLNLISGGSETIFGSTYAQYAKADADLRLYLRWKKERTLVSRIYAGWGVPYGNSSTLPFVKQFYSGGPYSVRAFNIRSLGPGNFNAETENATTDYFDQSGNLKLEANVEYRFPLFSYLKGAFFVDAGNVWLTGDYSELEENQLNSSFSETLFTDGKFEKDWLTEVAAGVGFGLRLDVQNFVIRLDLASPLRIPYEAKNERWNVPFFGNADNNMTLNFAIGYPF; encoded by the coding sequence TTGGCATTTTTGCTGATATATTCATGTGGCATTGAAAAATATATTCCTGAAGGAGAGCAACTGTACACCGGTGCCGAGCTTGAGTTACTTTCCGAAGGTGAGATACATGACAGTAAAGAGGTAAAGGCCGAATTATTAAATCTTATTGAACCTAACCCGAATACCACATTTTTAGGCATGAAGCCTGCCCTATTTTTTCATTACAAGGCGCAGCGAGAAAAACCAGGGTTTCTATATAAATTTCTGAATAAATCTTTTGGGGAAGAACCGGTATATTTTTCTGAAGTAAATACAGACCGTGTAGAAGAATTGATTTTAAACCGCTTGGACAATAATGGATTCTTCTATAGCAAATCATCTTCTGAAGTAGTCAACAACGATAAATTCGCTTCGGTCAATTATACGGCCAGTATGCCGCAGCCCTATGTTTTGGAAAACTATCATCTTGAATCTGACTCATTGCCTATTTATAAAGAAATAGAAAAAATGCTCCCGGAAACCTCTTTGGCAAAGGGAGATAGATTTGATTTAGATTTACTGAAGGCCGAAAGAGCAAGATTAAACAATGGATTAAAACAAAAAGGGTTTTACAACAGTCAAGAAGATCTACTCATTTTTGAGGCAGATACCAATCAATATAAAAACAGAAAATTTGACCTTTTTCTTAGACTAAAAAAAGATGTTCCAGCGCGGGCATCAATTCCGTACACTATTGATTCCATTACCGTTTACCCCAATTACACCATTGAAGGTGACACACTGCCCTTAACTGAAGAAAATGTAACCCAAATAGACAGTATTGATTTTGTACAGAATGAGCTATACTTTAAACCAAAGCTTTTGGAATCCTATCTATTATTCAATGAGGGCGACCTGTACAATGCCGATGTTTCCAAACAAACAAGCAATAGGTTATCTGCATTGGGCAGTTACAAATATGTAAACATACAATACACGGAACTGGATACTACGGCTACCGATGGTAATGGCGGTTCATTGGCAGCAAGCATTTATTTGGCACCATTGACCAAACGCTCTATTAGGGCAGAAATACAGGCCGTATCAAAATCTAACGGATTCACCGGTCCCGGTATTCTTCTGAGCCATACCAATAGAAATGTGTTCAACGGTGGTGAGACCTTTAGTGTTTCTGCCAATTTTAGTTATGAATCCCAATTATCAAGCGGCAGTAATTCCAGTTTAAGCAGTATAGCAGGTGGTATAAGTGCCGATCTAGTAATACCCAGGTCTATACCGTTTTCACCCAGTAGATTTCAGTATGCCGTACCAAAAACAAAAATATCTTTAGGTTACGATTTTTTACAGCGTAGCCAATTGTTTACCTTAAGTTCTGTAAATGCATCTTTTGGCTATACCTGGCAAGAAAACCAATACGTATACCACACCCTAGACCCTATCAGTATAAATTACTCAAGGCTATCAAATGTAACCGATGAGTTTCAGGCAATTTTAGACGACAATGAATATTTGAGTCAAAGTTTTGAGCAGCGTTTTATAGCAGGATTGCTCTATAGTTTCACCTATGACGAAGTATCCAAGCTTAGCAAAGAGGCTCCTATTTACTTTTCAACCAACTTAGATATTGCCGGTAATATGCTAAATCTTATTAGCGGTGGTTCAGAAACTATTTTTGGCTCTACATACGCCCAATATGCAAAAGCCGATGCAGATTTAAGACTGTACCTACGTTGGAAAAAGGAGCGCACCTTGGTATCCCGTATTTATGCAGGTTGGGGCGTTCCATACGGCAATAGTTCAACATTACCCTTTGTTAAACAGTTTTATTCCGGCGGTCCATATAGCGTTAGAGCGTTTAACATCCGTTCTTTAGGACCCGGTAATTTTAATGCGGAAACAGAAAATGCCACTACCGATTATTTTGACCAATCCGGTAACCTTAAGCTAGAAGCTAATGTAGAATATCGTTTTCCACTTTTTTCCTATTTAAAAGGCGCTTTTTTTGTTGATGCAGGTAATGTGTGGCTGACCGGTGACTACTCTGAACTAGAAGAAAACCAACTGAACAGCAGTTTTTCCGAAACACTTTTTACAGATGGTAAATTTGAAAAAGACTGGCTTACCGAGGTTGCTGCGGGAGTAGGGTTTGGTTTACGATTAGATGTTCAAAATTTTGTTATCCGTCTTGATCTTGCGTCTCCATTAAGAATTCCGTACGAAGCTAAAAACGAACGATGGAACGTACCTTTCTTTGGAAATGCCGATAATAACATGACCTTAAACTTTGCTATTGGCTATCCTTTTTAA
- a CDS encoding metal-dependent hydrolase, whose amino-acid sequence MDSLTQIVLGAAVGEAVLGKKVGNKAMLYGAIAGTIPDLDVITRYFLDTVTATEWHRGFSHSIFFSVLFAPVFGWLVWKINRKESATWREWSWLMFWGLFTHPLLDAFTTWGTQLFWPFKTRLAFQSIFVIDPLYTVPFIIFLIMAIFKKRTSVKRQKYVHLGLVISTAYLLFTLVLKGIAFQRFENALMEQGIVYSDMNTRPAPLNTVLWMANIDIEDAYLMGDYSFFDTKDVSFSAFPKNHELLGKWADNDKIVRLIKITEGWYTITEREGDLYFNDLRFGLISLDENETQFAFSYKLVPNGEDLIVEERPKFKRDAKRLMTALWKRMWGN is encoded by the coding sequence ATGGATTCATTAACACAAATAGTACTAGGGGCAGCCGTTGGTGAAGCCGTGCTTGGTAAAAAAGTGGGTAATAAGGCAATGTTGTATGGAGCTATTGCCGGTACCATACCAGATTTGGATGTTATTACGCGTTATTTCCTTGATACGGTTACAGCAACGGAATGGCATAGGGGTTTTAGTCACTCCATATTCTTTTCTGTGCTTTTTGCTCCTGTGTTCGGGTGGTTGGTCTGGAAGATAAACAGGAAAGAATCTGCTACCTGGAGAGAATGGTCATGGTTAATGTTCTGGGGATTGTTCACTCACCCATTATTAGATGCTTTTACCACTTGGGGAACACAACTGTTCTGGCCCTTTAAAACGCGGTTGGCATTTCAAAGCATTTTTGTAATAGACCCGTTATACACTGTTCCTTTTATCATTTTTTTGATTATGGCAATATTCAAAAAAAGAACTTCCGTTAAACGTCAAAAATATGTTCATTTAGGGCTTGTTATTAGTACAGCATATTTGCTATTTACCCTTGTTTTAAAAGGAATCGCTTTTCAAAGATTTGAGAATGCCTTGATGGAACAAGGTATTGTTTACAGTGATATGAATACACGCCCGGCGCCATTGAATACGGTATTATGGATGGCGAATATAGATATTGAAGATGCGTATTTGATGGGAGATTATTCTTTTTTTGATACTAAGGATGTTTCATTTTCTGCATTTCCAAAGAATCATGAACTGTTGGGTAAATGGGCGGATAATGATAAGATAGTACGACTTATTAAAATAACAGAAGGCTGGTATACGATTACCGAAAGAGAAGGGGACCTTTATTTCAATGATTTAAGATTTGGACTCATAAGTTTAGATGAAAACGAAACCCAATTTGCCTTCAGTTATAAACTGGTGCCCAATGGGGAAGATCTCATTGTGGAAGAAAGACCTAAATTTAAACGGGATGCAAAACGACTGATGACTGCCCTTTGGAAGCGTATGTGGGGAAATTAG
- a CDS encoding MutS-related protein: protein MNNLEEFYTTKVNGFEKQIEALTKQLYTFSILRLLIFLGTIVAIYFASVDAKYVIGVLCVGIPLFLYLVSKYTNLKHQKSKLEALKEINAVELQVLNRDYSNLPNGKEFADDIHYFSQDIDLFGEGSFYQVSNRTKLAEGSLLLADIYKENSINEIKEKQEAIAKIAEKVDWRQEFSAMAALTKTETSTHTIATWLKNYKPFVPKAMKFIPSVFSIISVVIFIAYFLDYLPESVLITWLVLGMVIVGLFTKKVTNLGQSATKMKSTFDQYNQLLAMIEETEFTSNLLKRQKANILSNGEQNSKVLKKFASLLSNLDRNNNLLYLIFANGFFLRSLTDCLAVEKWIEEHGKSVETWFNTIAFFDAYNSLGNFAFNHPNFTYPTITDDEVVLNSKNAGHPLLDPKKSILNDITIEGGQFFIITGANMAGKSTFLRTVSLQIMMANVGLPVCAQEVSYSPIKLITSMRTTDSLTDDESYFFSELKRLRYIVDEIQVDRYFIVLDEILKGTNSTDKALGSRKFVERLVKSKSTGIIATHDLSLCEVANEYNAVKNHYFDAEIIDNELHFDYTFKDGICQNMNASFLLKKMGIIE, encoded by the coding sequence ATGAATAATTTAGAAGAGTTTTATACCACTAAAGTAAACGGTTTTGAAAAACAGATCGAGGCACTGACCAAACAGTTATATACGTTCAGTATACTTCGTTTGCTTATATTTCTTGGGACCATTGTTGCCATATATTTCGCATCTGTAGATGCTAAATATGTCATTGGTGTATTATGTGTGGGTATACCGTTGTTCTTGTATTTGGTGAGCAAATACACTAATCTTAAACATCAAAAATCAAAATTAGAGGCATTAAAGGAAATTAATGCGGTAGAGTTACAGGTGTTGAATAGGGATTATTCTAACCTTCCCAACGGAAAGGAATTTGCTGACGATATTCATTATTTCAGTCAAGATATTGATCTTTTTGGCGAAGGTTCTTTTTATCAAGTTTCCAACAGAACAAAACTTGCCGAGGGTAGCTTGTTGTTGGCAGATATCTATAAGGAAAATTCCATAAATGAGATAAAGGAAAAACAAGAAGCTATTGCCAAGATAGCGGAGAAAGTAGATTGGAGGCAAGAGTTTTCAGCCATGGCAGCATTGACGAAAACAGAAACTTCTACACATACTATCGCTACTTGGTTAAAGAACTATAAGCCCTTTGTGCCAAAGGCGATGAAATTTATTCCTTCCGTATTTTCTATTATTTCAGTAGTTATATTCATAGCGTACTTTTTGGATTACCTACCAGAATCAGTGTTGATAACATGGCTGGTTTTAGGGATGGTCATTGTTGGTTTGTTTACTAAAAAAGTAACCAATTTAGGTCAAAGTGCCACAAAAATGAAGTCTACCTTTGATCAGTACAATCAGCTATTGGCTATGATTGAAGAGACTGAATTCACATCAAATTTATTAAAGAGGCAGAAGGCGAATATTTTAAGTAATGGGGAGCAAAATTCTAAGGTGTTAAAGAAATTTGCTTCGTTATTGAGCAATCTAGACCGTAATAATAATCTATTGTATTTAATATTTGCTAACGGATTTTTTCTTCGTTCGTTAACCGATTGTCTGGCAGTTGAAAAATGGATCGAAGAACACGGTAAAAGCGTGGAAACCTGGTTCAATACTATCGCATTTTTTGATGCTTATAACAGTTTAGGGAACTTTGCTTTTAACCATCCAAATTTTACGTATCCTACAATTACTGATGATGAGGTGGTGTTGAATTCTAAAAACGCAGGTCACCCCTTATTGGATCCCAAGAAAAGTATCTTGAATGATATTACTATAGAGGGCGGACAGTTCTTTATTATCACAGGAGCTAACATGGCAGGTAAGAGTACGTTTTTAAGAACGGTATCCTTGCAGATTATGATGGCGAATGTTGGTTTGCCCGTATGTGCCCAAGAGGTCAGTTATTCCCCTATAAAATTAATAACGAGTATGCGTACTACAGATTCATTGACAGATGATGAGTCTTACTTCTTTTCTGAGTTAAAACGCTTACGTTATATAGTAGATGAAATACAAGTTGATCGTTACTTCATTGTACTGGATGAAATCTTAAAAGGAACCAATAGTACTGATAAGGCATTAGGATCACGAAAGTTTGTGGAACGCTTGGTGAAAAGTAAATCTACCGGGATTATAGCCACTCACGACCTTAGTCTATGTGAAGTCGCCAATGAATATAATGCGGTTAAAAACCATTATTTTGATGCTGAAATCATAGATAACGAATTGCATTTTGATTATACGTTCAAAGATGGTATATGCCAAAATATGAACGCTTCTTTTCTGTTAAAAAAGATGGGGATTATTGAGTAA
- a CDS encoding ExbD/TolR family protein, with protein sequence MIKFNKYRSSKSLPPVSTASLPDIVFILLFFFMTVTVMKNQNLLVENTLPTATETEKLDKKDRVIEIYVGKPTSEAKTNLGDEPKIQMDNKFITVDEVGDYALQALSSMPQHLRSVATVSIKADVGVKMGIIEDLKSQLRMVNLLKINYTTYEGAVTDNL encoded by the coding sequence ATGATAAAATTTAACAAATACAGATCTAGTAAAAGCTTACCTCCAGTATCAACAGCATCATTGCCAGATATTGTTTTTATCCTGCTCTTTTTCTTTATGACGGTTACCGTTATGAAGAATCAAAATTTATTGGTTGAGAATACGCTGCCAACGGCAACCGAAACGGAAAAATTGGATAAGAAAGATCGGGTGATTGAAATTTATGTAGGTAAACCTACTTCAGAAGCCAAGACCAATTTAGGTGATGAACCAAAAATTCAAATGGATAATAAATTTATTACCGTAGATGAAGTTGGTGATTATGCGCTACAAGCTTTATCGTCAATGCCACAGCATTTAAGAAGTGTGGCAACAGTTTCTATAAAAGCTGATGTAGGAGTTAAAATGGGTATTATAGAAGATTTGAAAAGTCAACTACGTATGGTGAATCTTCTGAAAATAAATTACACTACTTATGAGGGCGCCGTTACAGATAATCTATAG
- a CDS encoding ExbD/TolR family protein — MKNHRSPQEVNAGSMADIAFLLLIFFLVTTSIENDTGLNRSLPPDVSDNIVDIKEKNLFEISINNADKIMAEDDIVDSKNLRDKVIAFIDNGGISNGNEAFCAHCKGNRLANSSENPDKAIISIKTQRNSSYPVYVSVQNEVIGAYNFLRNRESLRLFNTTYETIYSDYYNDEISEDQKKILKERLEVIRALYPQKILEPETVNN; from the coding sequence ATGAAAAACCACAGATCACCACAAGAAGTTAATGCCGGGTCAATGGCTGACATCGCTTTTCTATTATTGATTTTTTTCTTGGTTACCACATCTATAGAAAATGATACTGGGCTCAATCGATCTCTGCCTCCAGATGTGTCTGATAATATCGTTGATATAAAAGAAAAAAACCTTTTTGAAATCAGTATAAATAATGCCGATAAAATAATGGCGGAAGATGATATTGTAGATTCTAAAAATCTTAGAGACAAAGTAATTGCCTTTATTGATAATGGCGGAATCTCAAATGGAAATGAAGCGTTCTGTGCGCATTGTAAAGGTAATAGGCTTGCAAATTCATCAGAGAATCCGGATAAGGCTATCATTTCCATTAAAACGCAACGTAATAGTAGCTATCCTGTCTATGTGTCGGTGCAAAATGAAGTAATAGGGGCTTATAATTTTCTTCGTAATAGAGAAAGTCTTCGTTTGTTCAATACCACTTATGAAACCATTTATTCTGATTATTACAATGATGAAATTAGTGAAGATCAAAAGAAGATTTTAAAAGAACGACTTGAAGTTATTAGAGCGCTCTATCCGCAGAAAATTTTAGAACCAGAAACCGTAAATAACTAA
- a CDS encoding DMP19 family protein: MIEKVKYTLKDLQSSKDDELITLVYGKVTELYLGTFGETLDSADSAMAELLATWVLESEVHNGGFDQFFHNNGLDYGFNAVNGLSRIKAEDYLVVTKKAIEVFKNQNDEFQKKRNPDFDSLDDDFYDLEGIEDFRIKYIRNNYAKFMVE, from the coding sequence ATGATAGAGAAAGTTAAATATACACTCAAGGATTTACAAAGCTCGAAGGACGATGAATTAATTACTTTGGTTTACGGTAAAGTAACTGAATTGTATTTAGGGACTTTTGGAGAGACTTTAGATAGCGCAGATTCTGCAATGGCAGAATTATTAGCTACTTGGGTTCTGGAATCTGAAGTGCATAATGGCGGATTTGATCAGTTTTTCCATAATAATGGACTTGATTATGGGTTTAACGCGGTAAATGGACTTAGCCGTATAAAGGCGGAAGATTATCTTGTTGTTACCAAAAAAGCTATAGAAGTATTTAAAAATCAAAATGATGAATTTCAAAAGAAAAGAAACCCTGATTTTGATTCGCTTGATGATGATTTTTATGACTTAGAGGGAATAGAAGATTTCAGAATTAAATACATTCGAAATAACTATGCTAAATTCATGGTAGAATAA
- a CDS encoding MmcQ/YjbR family DNA-binding protein, whose amino-acid sequence MNVEEYREYCIAKKGVTESFPFDEVTLVFKVMGKMFALCGLDHVPLRINLKCDPDRAIELREEHDGIIEGWHMSKKHWNTVYLDKISKDLTKELIDHSYDLVVSKLTRKVKAELEGL is encoded by the coding sequence ATGAATGTTGAAGAATACCGGGAGTACTGCATAGCGAAAAAGGGTGTTACAGAATCCTTTCCTTTTGATGAGGTCACCCTGGTATTCAAAGTAATGGGCAAGATGTTCGCCTTATGTGGTTTGGATCATGTGCCTTTGCGTATTAACCTAAAATGTGATCCTGATAGGGCTATAGAACTTCGTGAAGAACATGATGGTATTATAGAAGGCTGGCACATGAGCAAAAAGCATTGGAATACCGTTTATCTAGACAAAATATCTAAAGATCTTACAAAAGAACTAATAGACCATTCTTATGATTTAGTGGTTTCTAAATTGACTAGGAAGGTGAAGGCGGAGTTGGAGGGGTTGTAA
- a CDS encoding GNAT family N-acetyltransferase, producing MVFRKATKVDVEHIATLHSVSWQQNYRDSFSNHFLDHLAFDNRLIEWKKRFENPSDNQFVVIAEEDDKFLGFMCAYFNHDAQYGTLLDNLHVSLHTQGKGVGTKLMAALAEEILTRNSENGFYLWVLDTNAAAISYYEKIGGVAMETVESNDIGDKTFLKIRYYWQNASAFLEKVKAKKS from the coding sequence ATGGTTTTTAGAAAGGCTACTAAAGTTGATGTTGAGCACATTGCAACGTTACATTCCGTAAGCTGGCAGCAAAATTATAGAGACTCCTTTAGTAATCATTTTTTAGATCACCTAGCATTCGATAATAGATTGATTGAATGGAAAAAGCGCTTTGAAAATCCGTCAGATAATCAATTTGTTGTTATTGCGGAGGAAGATGACAAGTTTTTGGGTTTTATGTGTGCCTATTTCAATCATGATGCCCAATACGGTACCTTACTGGATAATTTACATGTAAGCTTACATACTCAAGGAAAAGGTGTAGGTACAAAATTAATGGCCGCTTTAGCGGAAGAAATCCTAACGCGGAATAGTGAAAATGGTTTTTACCTATGGGTTTTAGATACCAACGCCGCTGCGATTTCCTATTATGAAAAAATAGGTGGCGTTGCTATGGAAACTGTTGAGTCTAATGATATTGGAGATAAGACTTTTTTGAAAATCAGATATTATTGGCAAAATGCCTCAGCGTTTTTAGAAAAGGTAAAAGCCAAAAAATCATAA
- a CDS encoding Dabb family protein: protein MTTVTFGQNDDKMREFDANFSHTVFFWLKNPDNQADRTAFETSLRKFLDNSGYAKTKFIGTPPKASRDVVDGSFTYSLIVSFDSAESQQAYQDEAPHKLFIEESEKLWSKVIVYDSTGI, encoded by the coding sequence ATGACCACTGTAACTTTTGGTCAAAATGATGATAAAATGAGAGAATTTGATGCTAATTTTTCCCATACTGTATTTTTTTGGTTGAAAAATCCTGATAATCAAGCAGACAGAACCGCTTTTGAAACTTCTTTGCGTAAATTTTTAGATAACTCTGGTTATGCGAAGACAAAATTTATTGGCACTCCTCCAAAGGCTAGTAGAGATGTAGTAGATGGTTCTTTTACCTATTCATTGATCGTAAGTTTTGATTCTGCGGAATCTCAACAAGCCTATCAAGATGAGGCTCCTCATAAACTGTTTATAGAAGAGTCGGAAAAGCTATGGTCTAAGGTAATCGTTTACGATTCCACAGGAATCTAA
- a CDS encoding DUF4230 domain-containing protein yields the protein MDNIFDTILGLVLGAIGMYWLFNFFKGKKSKEITTHQSTVLLEKMKSVCKLISVEGEFAEIYKYENVKDFMSLVSSKKKALVVIKAKAHIGYDLSKILMHADEGKKTIILDNFPQPEVLSIEPELEFYDIKSGFFNFFAPDDLTKLNAEAKSHIREKIPESGLMDTARKEALQTVLIMEKIVETIGWTLDYTALKIPQKQIELLEEKQ from the coding sequence ATGGATAATATTTTTGATACGATTCTAGGTCTGGTTCTAGGGGCCATTGGTATGTATTGGCTCTTTAATTTTTTTAAGGGCAAGAAAAGTAAAGAGATAACAACACACCAATCTACCGTGTTGTTAGAAAAAATGAAAAGCGTTTGCAAATTGATTTCTGTAGAAGGCGAATTTGCCGAAATCTACAAATATGAAAATGTAAAGGATTTCATGAGTTTAGTAAGCAGTAAAAAGAAAGCACTTGTTGTTATAAAAGCGAAGGCCCATATTGGTTATGATCTAAGTAAAATACTAATGCATGCAGATGAGGGTAAAAAAACAATTATTCTTGATAATTTTCCTCAACCAGAAGTATTGAGTATTGAACCAGAATTGGAATTTTATGATATTAAAAGCGGATTTTTCAACTTCTTTGCTCCTGATGATCTTACAAAGTTGAACGCAGAAGCCAAGAGTCACATTAGAGAGAAAATACCGGAAAGCGGATTGATGGATACGGCCAGAAAAGAAGCCTTGCAAACCGTTTTGATCATGGAAAAAATTGTGGAAACTATTGGGTGGACACTTGATTATACGGCCCTAAAAATTCCACAAAAACAAATAGAACTATTAGAAGAAAAACAGTAA
- a CDS encoding DUF4260 domain-containing protein translates to MKNLLKLEELALMVLGIFMFGLLGYQWWWLPVLILTPDVSMLGYLLGAKIGAMSYNLFHHRGFAVLLYFVGIYFMLPIVQLIGTILFIHTAMDRIFGYGLKYDKGFKFTHLGEIGNKNG, encoded by the coding sequence ATGAAAAATCTACTGAAATTAGAGGAACTCGCCTTAATGGTTCTTGGTATTTTTATGTTTGGTCTATTAGGTTATCAATGGTGGTGGTTGCCGGTTTTGATACTTACTCCAGATGTTTCTATGTTAGGGTATTTATTGGGTGCTAAAATTGGGGCAATGTCCTATAACCTATTTCATCACAGGGGTTTTGCCGTGCTTTTGTATTTTGTGGGTATTTACTTTATGCTACCCATTGTTCAATTAATAGGTACAATTCTTTTTATACATACGGCTATGGACCGTATCTTTGGTTACGGACTTAAATACGATAAAGGGTTTAAGTTTACGCATTTAGGCGAAATAGGAAATAAAAATGGATAA
- a CDS encoding cyclase family protein encodes MKTTITHNANQYQIDLTKPLDISIAITNKKDNVNAWYIDAPIIEPHRDKDFVGSIPAGASTNFYDIWFNPHSHGTHTECVGHISREHQSVNKYLQQFFFLAEVITISPSKENQDLVITKEQLQKALGGTALSALVIRTLPNTAMKLTQQYSNSNPPYILEDAMVFLRELGIEHLLIDLPSVDKEKDNGALLAHKAFWNFNGEVRLNATITEFIYVPESIIDGSYFLNLQVAPFENDASPSRPVLYKIELL; translated from the coding sequence ATGAAAACTACCATTACCCACAATGCTAACCAATATCAAATAGACCTGACTAAACCATTGGATATTTCTATTGCCATAACCAATAAAAAGGATAATGTCAACGCATGGTATATTGATGCTCCCATAATAGAACCGCATCGGGATAAGGATTTTGTTGGTAGTATTCCTGCAGGTGCCAGTACTAACTTTTATGATATTTGGTTTAATCCGCATTCGCATGGTACACATACCGAATGTGTAGGGCATATATCAAGAGAGCATCAATCTGTAAACAAATATTTACAACAGTTTTTCTTTCTGGCTGAGGTCATTACTATTTCACCTTCGAAAGAAAACCAAGATTTGGTCATTACTAAAGAACAGTTACAAAAAGCCTTAGGTGGAACAGCTCTTAGCGCATTGGTGATAAGAACCTTACCAAATACAGCTATGAAATTAACCCAGCAGTACTCCAATAGCAATCCGCCATACATTTTAGAAGATGCCATGGTGTTTTTAAGAGAACTTGGTATTGAACATTTACTGATAGATTTACCATCTGTAGATAAGGAAAAGGATAACGGTGCTCTTTTGGCACATAAAGCCTTTTGGAATTTTAATGGGGAAGTAAGATTAAACGCAACGATTACAGAATTTATTTATGTTCCCGAATCGATTATTGACGGTTCGTACTTTTTAAATCTACAGGTGGCACCTTTTGAAAATGATGCCAGCCCAAGCAGACCTGTGCTTTATAAAATTGAATTATTATGA
- a CDS encoding GIY-YIG nuclease family protein: MITYYVYILECADNSFYTGITSNLIQRLECHQSGKYKNSYTSKRRPVILAFYCEFTDPNLAIETEKRIKKWSQAKKNALIAGEYEKLPNLAKKKFR, from the coding sequence GTGATTACTTACTATGTTTATATATTAGAATGTGCTGACAACAGCTTTTATACCGGAATAACATCTAACCTAATTCAAAGATTAGAATGTCATCAATCTGGAAAATATAAGAATAGTTACACAAGCAAAAGACGACCTGTAATACTCGCTTTTTATTGTGAATTTACTGATCCTAACTTGGCTATAGAGACCGAAAAACGAATAAAAAAATGGTCTCAAGCGAAGAAGAATGCCTTGATAGCTGGGGAATATGAAAAATTACCGAATCTTGCGAAAAAGAAATTTCGGTAA